The genomic stretch gttaAGAAGAAAACTTGACGACAAatcgagtcagatgatcctgataagatatcattcgactagaggatacatgttgttcgacccagtgaataagcaagtagtgatcaacaggacgtgatcatagatgagcttaaggagtgagattggactgagaatgtcaaaaaagattcagtgagaatcttttgtgatgaaTTAGCTAGTGAAGTCGAAAAAGAAGTTTGACAGGAAtaagtcagaggtgaagcaagcataaacagacctcaaagaacaagacacatgcctgcaaggttgcaagaatgtgtgattacatcaaatgatgtggtcgatgaagaaggtgagctggtacattatgtTTTCTACGCAAATGTCAAACCTGTCAATacagctgaggcattgaaagattggaagtggatgaaagcaatggacgaagagctgaagtcaatcgaagtcaacaacactttgtcacttgtcgaattgccccaagacaagaaggaaatcaatgtgaagtgagtatacaaggtgaagttgaatcccaaaggagaagtgactcgacacaaggcgagacttgtggcgaaaggatttcttcagaaagaaggaattgacttcgatgaagtttttgcacccgttgctaggattgaaacaatcaggttggttgttggtctagcaaacatgaacaactggcagatgtgtcagatggatgtgaaatgtgcatttcttaatggccccttagaagaagaagtttatgttgcacaaccagttgggtttgtgaaacatggtcgaagcaagcacatcgaaatgaggttccattattttcgagagcaggtagcagatgggaagatgaaaatggaacactgcagaattgagaatcagattgcagacatcatgatAAAGAGAGTGCAGATCaaagtgttcagaagactaagagctatgatgaatgtagataacttagacacaatgaattaggtggtgtgttgaattgtaattccttgtgtcgaagcaggttgctcgataGAGTAAGGAAGTGTCAAACCACCTATGCCTatttagtagtgttagctattttgggcttttatagttttgggccttggcttgaggtccaagttaacctaaatctataaatagagggagtaacccttattttgtaATAGAAGTGAATTGaacattcataacattgtattcacagtattttgcagttgcaaagtaAATAAGACGTTTTCCAtagtttgtgggcagagagaaactctgcataATTTTATTACTtttctccttcatcgttctttactttctttctccattgttcttctcttttcgttgttattgtgtggatgataacaatcttattcatcaagattgattgaaattctccatagattttgggggatttccaacaaaATTTTGACAAAACTTATAAaagattttgaaataaaaataaactaaaatcGAAATACAAACCGAAGATAAAATGACAGGAATTGAAATGTAACTTAATGCAAAAAAAAAACTTGAatgaaaaaatgtttaaaatcTAATTTTTATCACTCATTCAACAAATACACAATGCCAAAAAAATACATCATATTTTAAAAAGTATTTAAATCTTAATTAATTAACTGTATTTTATAAAAGCTTAAAACATTTAATTTATAGATCTATTACATAATATATATATTCTTTGCTCACTGCACCTGAGATGAAAAGTATTAAAATTTTCAACACGAGTATTTCATGATGACAATGACACTTTTTAGAAGATACAAAATGACAATcttttatattaaaaaaataataatttaattatgTACCAAAAATTAAAAAGATTTGGCATTTGAAAATGACAGGAAGAAGCGGTGAAGGGATACCGAGTGCCACCTCAGCAGTTCCTTCCTTTGCCATTGCTTGCAATACACTATGATGACATGCATTACCGAAACGAAACGAAACgaaagaaaaaaattaaattaaaaagaatacaaaaacagaaaaataaaaataaaaataaaaactcCGAGATTCTGCCAGAAATTTTTCGATTCCATTGCGTTCCTTTTCCCCTCTTCGTCTCTCTTTCTAGGTCAAACCCTTTTTCACCATTGATCGACGGAACCATCAACCATGAATATCTTCAGGCTCGCCGGCGATATGACTCATCTCCTCAGCATTCTCGTTCTCCTTCTCAAAATCTACGCCACCAAATCATGTTCAGGTCACAAATTTCCGTTCATATTTCCCATTTCCCAATTTCATTTGCTTTTCAATTCGCCACTATCACTCACTGgtgttgattttttttttcattttcagGGATTTCTCGCAAGACTCAAGAGCTATACGCAATCGTGTTTTTGGCACGTTATTTGGATCTGTTCACGGACTTTATTTCCGTGTACAATACCTTTATGAAGGTGGTGTTCATTGCTAGCTCCTTAGCCATTGTTTGGTGCATGCGTGTTCATCCTATGGTCAGGAGAAGTTATGATAAGGAGATTGATACGTTCCGATATTATTTTCTAATTGCTGCTAGCTTTGTTTTGGCTCTCGTGTTGCACGAGAAATTCACCTTTCAAGAGGTTTCTTTCTTTCTTTAACTACGTATTACTTACATTTTCTATTTTAGTTGTTGTTATTTTCTATAAATTCATAATTCTGCATTATTGATTATTCTATTGTATTCTCCTGGATTGAAATTTATGATTTGTGGGCTTTTATCGTGTTTCATTTGTTTGTTGTATTTCTGGTTTTCAATTGTTGAGCATTTCTTCAATTGTTTACTCTCATAACATTTATGTTTCTGTCTCATTTGTAATTGGGAAAACCATTGGAAGATGTGTTGTATGTGCAGTGATATATGGGTGCATGACTAGATGATTGATTTGTCTGGCCATAATGACAAGGTTTAGATAAGCAGGAAACGGATGCTTGTAAACTATGAAACACAGACTCGGACACCTACACCATGACACAACACAAACACTCCGACACCgataatataaataatataagACACTGACATTTTTACATATATGATAGTATTTGACCTCCATTTATCCATCTACTATTAGAAGAGTTTAACAATATTCTAATTAAAATTAATGTCTTTGATTCTTCATTTAGGACATTGCTTCAGTACATGTTTAACTTTTTAAATATGCTCGAGATTTGTCCAAAAGATGTATATGGTGTGTTGAAGTAAAGAAAAACTTGTCTGAGTTGTCAAACATGTACGAGTGTCGATGCAAagaaaaaaatcattttttttggACAGTTGTCTGACTTTTCTGTCTATCTTTTTCTGTTTCTGTTTCCCCTAGTTGCTAATGATGTAATGCTTGAGTTTTATCTGTTCTGCTTTCCTGTTTTGAATGCTTTGCTATGCAGTTACATTTTATTCCATGTGATCAAATATAAATGTAAGTACATTTTTGACAACTTTTCTTCACTTTTGAAATTGCAATTAAAAATGTGATATGTCAAAAAATTATCGATGTTGCTGATTTGCATGTAAGAGCATGTCCAAAGTTGTTTATTAGAACTAAGAACCCATTTTTAGTCAGTTTCATGCCTGGAGAGGAATGAGTTATAAGTAAAAGATTTGATTTTCATCCTTTCCTTCATTCATATGCATAAATATCTAAAAGCCTATGGATAAGTTTCATGCAAATTTTGCGTATTTGAGCATAGTGGTTAGAATTCATTCAATATTCTGTCAAATGTGTTGAATCCAACAATAATGCCAAACTTATCTGATCATGAGTGAAATTATTTTATTCCTTTTTCAACTGGAAATTTATTTCTTTATATGATTGAATGTTGCTCATAGGAAAAGAACAGTTTCAGATATGATGAGTGTCGGTATGATCACCGTTTATGTTTTAGTTGATTCTCAATCATGTACTGTATTTATTTATCACTGCTACATTGTCAATGGATGAGTAACTTTCAAGTAAGATACATATGGTCCATATAACTGGATATAATTCTTAGGCCAATGAACAATGCTACACACACACAAGCACACTATGGATAGAATATAATTTTTGTCCATTTAATTGTTCAATTATAGTTCATCATATTCATTATTTGTCAATTCTTGTAAAATTTCAACAAGAACAAGTTTATAATctgatgcattttattttaatataatttGAAAGGATGGCCAAGTATCTTGCAATTTTTAAGCCAAACAATTGGGCAAAGATACTTTGTTGATTGTTTGTAATATTCAACATCGACAAATTTCATGTCATCTTCTTATAACCTCGATACTTAGTTTACTAATGACAAAGTTGGCCACTCATAGTGTGGGATAAATTGAATTTTCTGGTGATAAGATATCTCTTTCAAACTTCTGTATAGAATCTGCTGCATCTTTGATTTATTTTCCCCtctttttttttagtttttttcAGGTAAATTTTGCAAAAGCTAATGAAAACCTGTCAATTATTTTGAAATGTCATTCCTGTCCAATAATGTATCCCCTGTCCCTATTGATTGCTATTGCACGCATTACATGCTAGCTTTATAGTGTAACTCTGTTATACAATGTAACATAATAATTAATGTGGCGGCAAAGTGGAAATGTTCAATATACTTGATTTTATGTATGTCTATTTCAGATCTTCTGGGCATTTTCAATATACTTAGAGGCAGTTGCGATACTGCCCCAGCTGGTTATGTTGCAACGAAGTGGGAATGTTGACAATTTGACTGGGCAATATGTATTCTTTCTTGGGTATGTGCACTTTGATTGATTTAGCTTCTCTTTTTTGATCTATCTTTATGTTTTTTCTTCTTCTATATATTATGAATTTTCATCTTTATAATGAATGTTATCCGACTGTCCTCTGAGATATTGGGAAATCATCTCGTTGTGTTATACCAAAAGTATTGTACTTCCTAGATACTTTTGGCTTCTTGATTGTCCACTAAGAAATATGTTTCCTCTACTTGATATGTATATGGTTGTCATAACTTGATGATACCTTATTTGAAAGTCCTTTTAATTGGGCTGAATGACACTTTTTTGCATATGTATTTTCTTGTCTCCAGTCTTGGTACTTGCTTAATTACTTGAGCAGTTTGCTGTAGAACTCGTAAATATTAGTCAATTTGAACTTGTCTCAGAATCTGTTAACTCTGATAAATAAAATACTATACCATTAATTCTTAAACTGCAGTGCATATCGTGGGTTTTACATTCTCAACTGGATATACCGCTATTTGACTGAGCCACGTTTCACACGATGGATAGGTAAATATGCTTAAAATTGAAATATGAATTTCTATTTAAACTGTATTTCTGCTCTAGTAATATTCTGATTGCTGTCTTGTTTTTGCAGCTTGTGTCTCAGGCGTTGTTCAGACGGCTTTGTATGCCGATTTCTTCTACTATTATTTCATTAGGTAAATATTAATCTGTTTAAgtttatcatgtttttgttataCTGATACAACAAATAGATAATATCGGGAATTTCATTTTGCAGTTGGAAGAACAATTCTAAACTAAAGTTGCCTGAATGAATGATCTCAAGATTGTTTTGAAACTTAGACGCTTGTTAGGTGAGTCCCTATTCTAGAGATAGGCAAGATGAGGCCAGCTCTGCCCTATTCATATGCTGGGTAGATGTTTTTTTTTTGCGGACAAGGGTAAATGAGTTTCAACTTCTGATGAATATAACTGCCTCAGCAATGCAATATTAGGTTAAAAATGAAAATGTTATATATGATGTTTTATTTGTAGATTAAGGTCACCATTCCATGGTATTGTATAGATTGAAGTGTAAGGTAGCTGGTTTTGGCTATATTGGATTGATCCCATCTTAGGGTATGATTACACTGTAAAAATTATACAATTTACTTCTAGTACCTAGCTTGCGAAATGAAGTCAGAATGTTCTATAACTATACCCGTTATCAGTTCCAGTCAATCAACGCTATCCCTCATCACTTCCACAGCTTGCGAAATGAAGTCAGATGTTCTATAACTATACCCGTTATCGCTATCCCTCATCACTTCCACTCGATCAACAAACCATCTTATCTATATGTTGTACACTCGAACCATTTAGGTGACTGGATCTGAATCATGGGAACTACAAAATTACAAAGTTTCATTACTATGCATGAACATATTAAGAGCAGAACTTGTTTGCCATTTCATTAAAGGGATGATTACTTCAATCCAGCGCAGTAATTTATGTACATTCAACTTTCAACGGAGTTGCAAAACTGATATTGGACCACACACAGACCTAACAAGAGAGCTTGATATAATGAAGGCCATCACAATTTCTTAATACAATTTTATAAGGGGGCACTATATTCAGAAATGCATTTCCGGAATAGTTTGGAGATGCACTTCTCTAACCCATGTTTTTGAAATTGGCGATGGAGATTTTATTGCCTTTCATTAGGGTCAAAACCTTCCCTTTGCCACACTTTACCAAACCTTCTCTTTCCCACACTTGAGGACGCAAGCGGcaaatattatttatttattgaaAAGGTCGGTGTCTTTTTAAATTGAAATATCAAAATTATTTATTGAAAAGCAACAGCACAATGAAGAACATCACTAAAAGATTGAGAACACTGCATTTAAAATTGTCTATAGTTGATGGACAAACAAGTTAGCCCTGTCTTCTAATAAGCTAAACAAACAAAATAAATATCCTGGAGATACATTTTTGGATAAAAAGAATATGATTGACTTACGACATGTTGAGGTGTGTATTTTAAGTTGGAAGTGCAAATGTTGAGGTGTGTATTTTAAGTTGGAAGTGCATCTCAAGTTGGAAGTGCATCTCCAGACGTATTGAGGTGTGTATTTTAAGTTGGAAGTGCATCTTCAAACTTGAGTGGGAAGTGTTGGAACTTGGAAGTGTATCTCCGAAATGTGTATTTTAAGTTGGAAATGCATCTCCAAACTTGAGTTGGAAATGTATCTCCGAAATATTTCGGAGATATATCTTCGGATTAATTTTGAATAAAAGAAAAGTGGTTCACTTAGTGTTGAGATAAATGTATTTTGAGTGTGTTTAGGCATGTATTTTTAAAATTAAGTggtatttttta from Lathyrus oleraceus cultivar Zhongwan6 chromosome 7, CAAS_Psat_ZW6_1.0, whole genome shotgun sequence encodes the following:
- the LOC127105201 gene encoding ER lumen protein-retaining receptor A, whose amino-acid sequence is MNIFRLAGDMTHLLSILVLLLKIYATKSCSGISRKTQELYAIVFLARYLDLFTDFISVYNTFMKVVFIASSLAIVWCMRVHPMVRRSYDKEIDTFRYYFLIAASFVLALVLHEKFTFQEIFWAFSIYLEAVAILPQLVMLQRSGNVDNLTGQYVFFLGAYRGFYILNWIYRYLTEPRFTRWIACVSGVVQTALYADFFYYYFISWKNNSKLKLPE